The following are from one region of the Endozoicomonas sp. 4G genome:
- a CDS encoding NADH:ubiquinone reductase (Na(+)-transporting) subunit D, giving the protein MSEKTKDILLEPVVNNNPITLQILGICSALAVTTSMQVSLVMAMAVIGVTACSNLAVSLIRNHIPNSIRIICQMTVIASLVIVVDQILKAYAYDISKQLSVFVGLIITNCIVMGRAEAFAMKNGPKLSFLDGIGNGLGYGAVLLIVAFFRELFGAGNLFGVEILKTVNNGGWYQPNGLMLLAPSAFFLIGLLIWVIRSRKPDQVEDNEFKMAPNTQFSEAH; this is encoded by the coding sequence ATGTCTGAGAAGACTAAAGATATCCTGCTGGAACCGGTCGTTAACAATAACCCCATCACCCTGCAGATCCTCGGTATCTGTTCGGCGCTGGCGGTGACCACCAGCATGCAGGTCAGCCTGGTTATGGCCATGGCGGTAATCGGCGTAACCGCCTGTTCCAACCTGGCGGTATCTCTGATTCGTAACCACATACCCAACAGCATTCGTATCATCTGTCAGATGACCGTTATTGCTTCTTTGGTTATTGTGGTGGACCAGATTCTGAAAGCTTACGCTTATGACATCTCCAAGCAGTTGTCGGTGTTCGTCGGTCTGATCATCACCAACTGTATCGTTATGGGTCGTGCCGAAGCTTTTGCTATGAAAAACGGTCCAAAACTGTCCTTCCTGGATGGTATTGGTAACGGTCTGGGTTACGGTGCGGTACTGCTGATTGTGGCCTTCTTCCGTGAACTGTTCGGTGCCGGCAACCTGTTCGGTGTTGAAATCCTCAAGACCGTCAACAACGGTGGCTGGTATCAGCCTAACGGCCTGATGCTGCTGGCTCCCAGTGCGTTCTTCCTGATCGGTTTGCTGATCTGGGTGATTCGCAGTCGCAAGCCGGACCAGGTTGAAGACAACGAGTTCAAAATGGCTCCCAACACCCAGTTCAGCGAGGCCCACTAA
- the nqrE gene encoding NADH:ubiquinone reductase (Na(+)-transporting) subunit E: protein MEHFISLFVKAVFVENMALAFFLGMCTFLAVSKQVKTALGLGVAVVAVLTITVPINNLIYQNILKGSALAEGIDLSFLGLITYIGVIAALVQILEMFLDKFVPSLYNALGVFLPLITVNCAIMGASLFMVERDYNLGESAVYGLGAGVGWALAIAALAGIREKLKYSDVPPGLRGLGITFITVGLMSLGFLSFSGVQL from the coding sequence ATGGAACATTTCATCTCACTTTTTGTGAAAGCAGTGTTCGTGGAAAACATGGCATTGGCTTTCTTCCTGGGCATGTGTACCTTCCTGGCGGTGTCCAAGCAGGTTAAAACAGCCCTGGGTCTGGGTGTTGCCGTAGTGGCCGTACTGACCATTACTGTGCCCATTAATAACTTGATCTATCAGAACATTCTGAAAGGCAGTGCGCTGGCAGAAGGTATTGATCTGAGCTTCCTGGGCCTGATCACCTACATCGGTGTCATCGCTGCCCTGGTTCAGATTCTGGAAATGTTCCTGGACAAGTTTGTACCGTCTCTCTACAACGCACTGGGTGTATTCCTGCCACTGATTACTGTGAACTGCGCCATCATGGGTGCTTCCCTGTTCATGGTAGAGCGTGACTACAACCTGGGCGAGTCGGCGGTATACGGATTAGGTGCGGGCGTTGGCTGGGCTCTGGCAATTGCCGCCCTGGCCGGTATCCGTGAAAAGCTGAAGTACAGTGACGTACCTCCGGGCCTGCGTGGCCTGGGCATCACCTTCATTACTGTCGGTCTGATGTCACTGGGCTTCCTGTCATTCTCTGGCGTACAGCTGTAA
- a CDS encoding Na(+)-translocating NADH-quinone reductase subunit A yields the protein MIKIKQGLDLPITGAPDQSISDGRAVRSVAVVGSDYVGMKPTMAVAVGDRVKKGQELFTDKKTPGVRYTAPAAGVVAAINRGEKRVLQSVVIDVDGDDEVTFTEHKPEALSTLTADQVEAQLNESGLWVALRTRPFSKVPALGSRPASIFVTAIDTNPLSANPEVVISEHAEVFEQGISVLGKLSGGKIFLCKAPGARIPAGIATAEEFDGPHPAGQPSTHIHFLDPVSAEKTVWQINYQDVIAVGKLFTTGKLFTDRVVALAGPQVEKPRLVRTRLGASTDELAAGELKAGDNRIISGSVFGGRTAKGSFAFLGRYHTQVSVLEEGNERLFMGWVNPTVKRHSVLNVLTSGLSKRLLNFTTTTNGGERAMVPVGQYEEVMPLDILATQLLRAIIVGDTEMAQKLGALELEEDDLALCTYVCAGKYEYGPILRDNLTRIELEG from the coding sequence ATGATCAAAATCAAACAGGGACTGGATCTTCCGATTACAGGGGCACCTGATCAAAGCATATCGGACGGCAGGGCAGTTCGCTCTGTCGCCGTGGTTGGCTCTGATTATGTAGGTATGAAACCTACCATGGCGGTCGCTGTCGGGGATCGAGTTAAGAAAGGGCAAGAGCTCTTTACCGACAAGAAAACACCGGGGGTGCGCTACACGGCGCCTGCTGCCGGTGTTGTTGCTGCGATTAATCGTGGTGAAAAGCGGGTGCTTCAGTCTGTAGTCATTGATGTTGACGGTGACGATGAAGTGACCTTCACTGAGCACAAGCCTGAAGCACTGTCTACCCTGACTGCTGATCAGGTAGAAGCGCAACTGAATGAATCTGGCTTGTGGGTTGCCCTGCGCACCCGCCCCTTCAGCAAAGTGCCGGCACTGGGTTCCCGCCCGGCTTCCATCTTTGTTACAGCCATTGATACCAATCCTCTGTCAGCGAACCCTGAAGTTGTCATCAGTGAACATGCTGAAGTGTTTGAGCAGGGCATCAGCGTCCTGGGCAAGCTCAGCGGTGGCAAAATCTTCCTGTGTAAAGCCCCTGGCGCCCGTATTCCTGCCGGTATCGCAACGGCCGAAGAGTTTGACGGACCTCATCCGGCCGGACAGCCTAGTACTCATATTCATTTTCTGGATCCGGTGAGTGCTGAAAAGACGGTTTGGCAGATCAATTACCAGGACGTCATTGCAGTGGGCAAACTGTTCACTACTGGTAAACTCTTTACTGACCGTGTTGTTGCTCTGGCAGGCCCTCAGGTTGAGAAGCCTCGTCTGGTGCGTACTCGTCTGGGTGCCAGCACTGATGAGCTGGCAGCAGGTGAACTGAAAGCAGGTGATAACCGTATTATCTCTGGTTCTGTGTTTGGTGGCCGTACTGCTAAAGGCTCCTTCGCATTCCTGGGGCGTTATCACACACAGGTTTCCGTTCTGGAAGAAGGCAATGAGCGTTTGTTCATGGGCTGGGTAAACCCGACGGTGAAACGTCACTCGGTGCTGAACGTGCTGACTTCCGGTCTGAGTAAAAGGTTGCTCAACTTCACCACCACCACCAACGGTGGTGAGCGTGCCATGGTGCCAGTGGGGCAATACGAGGAAGTCATGCCTCTGGATATCCTGGCCACGCAATTGCTGCGTGCGATTATCGTGGGTGATACGGAAATGGCTCAGAAACTGGGTGCTCTGGAACTGGAAGAAGACGACCTGGCACTGTGCACTTACGTCTGTGCCGGCAAGTACGAATACGGTCCCATCCTGCGCGACAACCTCACCCGTATCGAGCTGGAGGGCTAA
- the nqrF gene encoding NADH:ubiquinone reductase (Na(+)-transporting) subunit F, which produces MDSTIVLGVVMFTVIVLTLVAVILAARSRLVSTGDVTININEDPEKAVTTVAGGKLLTTLSGAGVFLPSACGGGGTCAQCKCKVLDGGGEMLPTERSHFTKREEKEGWRLSCQVNVKQDMEIEVEEELFGVKKWECEVVSNDNVATFIKELVLKLPEGENVNFRAGGYVQLEAPVHTVEYKNFDIQEEYRGDWDKFDQWKYVSKVDEETIRAYSMANYPEEKGLLKFNIRIASPPPGTDFAPGKMSSYVFNLKPGDKMTVYGPFGEFFAKETDNEMVFVGGGAGMAPMRSHIFDQLKRLSSSRKISFWYGARSLREAFYVEEFDKLAEDNPNFTWHLALSDPQPEDNWEGYTGFIHQVLFDNYLKEHAAPEDCEFYMCGPPMMNAAVIKMLEDQGVEPENILLDDFGG; this is translated from the coding sequence ATGGATTCTACAATCGTATTGGGCGTAGTCATGTTTACCGTTATCGTGCTGACGCTCGTAGCGGTTATTTTGGCAGCCCGCTCGCGACTGGTCAGCACCGGTGATGTCACTATCAACATCAACGAAGATCCTGAGAAAGCCGTTACCACGGTCGCTGGTGGCAAGCTTTTGACCACCCTGTCCGGTGCCGGCGTTTTCCTGCCATCGGCCTGCGGTGGTGGCGGTACCTGTGCGCAGTGCAAGTGTAAAGTGCTCGACGGTGGCGGTGAGATGCTGCCTACCGAACGTTCTCACTTCACCAAACGTGAAGAGAAGGAAGGCTGGCGCCTGTCCTGCCAGGTGAACGTTAAGCAGGACATGGAAATCGAAGTTGAAGAAGAACTCTTCGGCGTTAAGAAGTGGGAATGTGAAGTGGTTTCCAACGACAACGTTGCCACTTTCATTAAAGAGCTGGTTCTGAAACTGCCGGAAGGTGAAAACGTTAACTTCCGCGCCGGTGGTTACGTGCAGCTGGAAGCGCCTGTTCACACCGTTGAGTACAAGAACTTCGACATTCAGGAAGAGTACCGTGGCGACTGGGACAAGTTTGACCAGTGGAAGTACGTTTCCAAGGTGGATGAAGAGACCATTCGTGCCTACTCCATGGCCAACTACCCTGAAGAGAAAGGTCTCCTGAAGTTCAACATTCGTATCGCTTCACCACCTCCGGGAACTGACTTTGCTCCGGGCAAGATGTCTTCTTACGTCTTCAACCTGAAGCCAGGTGACAAGATGACCGTTTACGGCCCCTTCGGTGAATTCTTCGCCAAAGAGACTGACAACGAAATGGTCTTTGTCGGCGGTGGTGCAGGTATGGCACCTATGCGTTCCCATATCTTCGACCAGCTCAAACGTCTGTCGTCTAGCCGCAAGATCTCGTTCTGGTACGGTGCCCGCTCCCTGCGTGAAGCCTTCTACGTAGAAGAGTTCGACAAGCTGGCAGAGGATAACCCTAACTTTACCTGGCATCTGGCGCTGTCTGATCCTCAGCCAGAGGATAACTGGGAAGGTTACACCGGCTTCATCCATCAGGTACTGTTCGATAACTATCTGAAAGAGCACGCTGCACCTGAAGACTGTGAGTTCTACATGTGTGGTCCTCCCATGATGAACGCCGCGGTGATCAAGATGCTTGAAGACCAGGGTGTTGAGCCTGAAAACATTCTGTTGGACGACTTTGGTGGTTAA
- a CDS encoding NADH:ubiquinone reductase (Na(+)-transporting) subunit B, with protein MAFRKLLDTLEPHFVKGGKHEKWFALYEAVDTLLYTPPNKTHNTAHVRDAIDLKRMMGLVWLCTFPAMFFGMWNVGFQANTAIAGGLAAPADWHGALISLLAGHDPASLWDNFVYGAVYFLPIYAVTFFVGGFWEVLFAVVRGHEVNEGFFVTSVLFALIVPPSIPLWQVALGISFGVVIGKEVFGGTGKNFLNPALTGRAFLFFAYPAQISGDLVWTAVDGFSGATALSLAQQGGVDQVVTNGITWFDAFLGTIQGSVGETSTLAIFIGGAVLLITRIASWRIVAGTMLGMIATATLFNLIGSETNMMFSTPWYWHMVMGGFAFGLIFMTTDPVSASMTNIGRWYYGMLIGVMVILIRTVNPAYPEGMMLAILFANLFAPLIDYFVVEANIKRREARA; from the coding sequence ATGGCATTTAGAAAACTCCTCGACACGCTCGAGCCCCACTTTGTCAAAGGTGGCAAGCACGAGAAGTGGTTCGCACTGTATGAAGCAGTGGATACTCTGCTCTATACCCCCCCTAACAAAACCCATAATACTGCTCACGTTCGCGATGCGATCGACCTGAAGCGGATGATGGGTCTGGTTTGGCTCTGTACTTTCCCGGCCATGTTTTTTGGTATGTGGAACGTCGGCTTTCAGGCTAACACGGCCATTGCCGGTGGTCTGGCAGCTCCTGCTGACTGGCACGGGGCCCTGATCAGCCTGTTGGCGGGTCACGATCCGGCCAGCCTGTGGGATAACTTTGTTTATGGCGCTGTTTACTTCCTGCCTATTTATGCCGTGACTTTCTTTGTCGGTGGTTTCTGGGAAGTACTGTTTGCTGTCGTTCGTGGTCACGAAGTCAACGAAGGTTTCTTTGTTACTTCTGTCCTGTTCGCCCTGATCGTTCCCCCCAGCATTCCGCTCTGGCAGGTAGCCCTGGGTATTTCCTTCGGTGTTGTTATCGGTAAGGAAGTCTTCGGTGGTACTGGCAAGAACTTCCTGAACCCGGCTTTGACAGGTCGTGCGTTCCTGTTCTTTGCTTACCCTGCACAGATTTCCGGTGACCTGGTGTGGACCGCTGTTGATGGCTTCTCCGGTGCCACGGCCCTGAGCCTGGCACAACAGGGTGGTGTTGATCAGGTGGTGACCAATGGCATTACCTGGTTCGACGCTTTCCTGGGAACTATCCAGGGTTCTGTCGGTGAGACCTCGACACTGGCGATCTTTATCGGCGGCGCTGTGCTGCTGATCACCCGTATCGCTTCCTGGAGAATTGTTGCCGGTACTATGCTGGGTATGATTGCAACAGCAACCTTGTTTAACCTGATTGGTTCTGAGACCAACATGATGTTCAGTACACCTTGGTACTGGCACATGGTGATGGGTGGCTTTGCTTTTGGTCTGATCTTTATGACAACGGATCCTGTCTCCGCTTCCATGACCAATATCGGTCGCTGGTATTACGGTATGCTGATCGGGGTGATGGTCATCCTGATTCGTACCGTCAACCCGGCTTATCCAGAGGGTATGATGTTGGCTATTCTGTTCGCCAACCTGTTTGCGCCGCTGATTGACTACTTTGTGGTAGAAGCCAACATCAAGCGTAGGGAGGCTCGTGCCTGA
- a CDS encoding Na(+)-translocating NADH-quinone reductase subunit C, producing the protein MGNDSIKKTLFVTILLSLVCSVLVSSAAVFLKPQQEVNAQLDVQRNILSISGLAKDAKSLSNAEVAELYKQVQPRLVDLKTGKFVEKTPQGQTTADYDQRTAAKLPDESHALSAAEDIASIKRQADIAEVYVIEKNGKLETVILPVHGYGLWSTMYGFLALDSDLNTVKGFGFYDQKETPGLGGEVDNPAWKAQWPGKKIYDSKGVVEAGLVKGGADPKSLYKVDGLSGATLTSNGVTNLIHFWMGNEGFKPFLTNLKAGDA; encoded by the coding sequence ATGGGTAACGATAGTATCAAGAAAACGTTATTTGTAACGATTCTGCTCTCGCTGGTGTGCTCTGTGCTGGTGTCTTCTGCGGCCGTTTTCCTGAAACCCCAGCAGGAAGTCAACGCCCAGCTGGACGTTCAGCGTAACATCCTGAGCATCTCCGGTCTGGCGAAAGACGCCAAGTCACTCAGCAATGCTGAAGTGGCTGAGCTGTATAAGCAGGTTCAGCCTCGTCTGGTGGATCTCAAAACAGGTAAGTTTGTCGAGAAGACCCCACAGGGTCAGACCACTGCTGACTACGACCAGCGTACCGCAGCCAAGCTTCCTGATGAGTCCCACGCGCTGAGCGCGGCTGAGGATATCGCCAGTATCAAGCGTCAGGCTGATATCGCCGAGGTTTATGTCATTGAGAAAAATGGCAAGCTGGAGACCGTGATTCTGCCGGTACACGGCTATGGTCTATGGTCAACCATGTACGGCTTCCTGGCCCTGGACAGCGACCTGAACACCGTCAAGGGTTTTGGTTTCTACGACCAGAAGGAAACTCCCGGACTCGGTGGTGAAGTCGACAACCCAGCCTGGAAAGCACAGTGGCCTGGTAAGAAAATCTACGATAGCAAAGGTGTAGTAGAAGCAGGCCTGGTGAAGGGGGGGGCTGATCCTAAGTCTCTTTACAAAGTAGATGGCTTGTCTGGTGCCACATTGACCAGTAATGGTGTGACCAACCTGATTCATTTCTGGATGGGCAACGAAGGCTTCAAGCCGTTCCTTACTAATTTGAAAGCGGGGGATGCATAA
- a CDS encoding RING finger domain-containing protein, translating to MKLFTLGFIIILFSKIASCENCAICLEETNDNNEVQELCCTHRYHTNCLYRWANVKSICPVCKKNIHIHRDMFINVRHDLCSQLSVQGLTLNSISLNFELVNRKLQLALKNMATLGFHQFLVAEELERQREAFIREKRIREEREINNLCRRIKGLSIEDFEYDNPEPMEF from the coding sequence ATGAAATTATTCACACTGGGTTTTATCATAATATTGTTTTCTAAAATAGCCAGCTGTGAGAATTGTGCAATTTGCCTGGAAGAAACCAATGATAACAATGAGGTTCAAGAGTTATGCTGTACTCATCGATATCACACAAACTGCCTGTATCGATGGGCTAATGTAAAAAGTATATGCCCTGTATGCAAAAAGAATATACATATCCATAGAGATATGTTCATTAATGTAAGACATGACTTGTGTTCACAATTATCAGTGCAAGGGTTGACGTTAAACAGCATATCTTTGAATTTTGAATTGGTTAATAGGAAGTTACAGCTTGCACTTAAGAATATGGCTACGCTTGGATTTCATCAATTCCTTGTTGCTGAAGAGTTAGAAAGGCAAAGAGAAGCTTTCATTAGAGAAAAACGTATCCGAGAAGAGCGAGAAATAAATAATCTGTGTAGGAGAATAAAAGGCTTATCTATTGAAGATTTTGAGTATGATAATCCGGAACCTATGGAATTTTGA
- a CDS encoding SDR family oxidoreductase, translating into MKKPLIVITGASSGIGEAVARAMSQLGHPLLLLARRVERLEALDLPDALCRRVDVTDRNALKQAIEEAESRYGHTDCLVNNAGLMQLGRADEQDPAEWDAMVDVNIKGVLNGIYAVAGQMKARKGGTIINISSVAGIKGFPNHMAYCGTKFAVHGLSETLREELSDDSVRVVTIAPGAVETELLSHTTSSDIKEGYEQWKDGMGGVITAEDIARCITFVYQQPQNVCIRELVVTATRQMA; encoded by the coding sequence ATGAAAAAGCCATTGATTGTTATTACCGGAGCCAGCTCTGGTATTGGTGAAGCGGTTGCCAGGGCCATGAGTCAACTTGGACATCCTCTGTTGCTACTGGCCAGAAGGGTTGAGCGCCTGGAGGCCCTGGATCTTCCTGACGCGCTGTGCCGGCGAGTGGATGTGACGGATCGTAATGCCTTGAAGCAAGCCATCGAAGAAGCCGAGTCCCGCTACGGACATACGGACTGTCTTGTCAACAATGCCGGGCTAATGCAGCTGGGACGTGCCGACGAACAGGATCCCGCCGAGTGGGATGCCATGGTCGATGTGAATATCAAAGGGGTTCTGAATGGCATTTATGCCGTTGCTGGCCAGATGAAAGCTCGAAAAGGCGGAACCATCATCAATATCAGCTCAGTGGCGGGTATCAAGGGTTTTCCAAATCATATGGCCTATTGTGGTACCAAGTTTGCCGTGCATGGGTTATCTGAAACACTGAGAGAAGAATTGTCTGACGACAGTGTAAGGGTAGTCACCATCGCCCCGGGAGCGGTAGAAACTGAACTGCTGAGCCATACAACGTCCAGCGACATCAAAGAGGGTTATGAACAGTGGAAAGATGGCATGGGCGGTGTTATTACGGCAGAAGATATTGCCCGTTGTATTACCTTCGTCTACCAGCAGCCACAGAATGTCTGTATCCGTGAACTGGTAGTGACGGCTACCCGGCAGATGGCATAG